In Arthrobacter sp. B3I4, the following proteins share a genomic window:
- a CDS encoding Y-family DNA polymerase, with protein MSDSGFGSGSIALVDVNCFYASAERAFDPSLEGRPVVVLSNNDGCAVTRSAEAKALGIPLGEPWFKLAPRAKEWGLVAKSSNYELYGDISARVMELLGRYSAWLEVYSIDEAFLGVRGSPEELLRLGHAMKTAVRRNVGVPVCVGIAGTKTLAKLANKWAKHNPAFDGVCHWDSIPPEMRDRLMAGLSVIELWGISTRLTKRLNALGIQTVLDLARADPVRIRERFSVVLMRTVLELGGTACIPLEEERAIRDQLIFSRSFATPINSAAGIRQVLGIYAQQASARLARHGLQAKVLTAFAATSYYNPRDSSHPSACVRLPMPTADPLLLARAAYALLPRIEDGVKYARAGIMVTDLRPTANQAPLAVFENPHEERGIGPLLEEVGRKYGRGSIGLGHAGIRGGPDWTMKRDMLSPRYTTHWDELPVVKAA; from the coding sequence ATGTCTGACTCCGGCTTTGGCAGCGGCAGCATAGCGCTCGTGGACGTGAACTGCTTTTACGCCAGCGCGGAGCGGGCCTTCGATCCCTCCTTGGAGGGCCGGCCGGTGGTGGTGCTGTCCAACAATGACGGTTGCGCGGTCACCCGCTCGGCCGAGGCGAAGGCCCTCGGCATCCCGCTGGGTGAACCGTGGTTCAAGCTTGCACCCCGGGCAAAGGAATGGGGGCTGGTTGCCAAGTCCAGCAACTACGAGCTCTATGGGGACATCAGCGCCCGCGTTATGGAGCTGCTGGGCCGGTATTCGGCCTGGCTGGAGGTTTACAGCATCGACGAAGCTTTCCTTGGTGTGCGCGGCAGCCCCGAGGAGCTGCTCCGGCTCGGGCACGCCATGAAGACTGCGGTCCGCCGCAATGTTGGAGTTCCGGTCTGCGTGGGCATCGCCGGCACCAAAACCCTGGCGAAGCTTGCGAACAAGTGGGCCAAGCACAACCCGGCGTTCGACGGTGTGTGCCACTGGGACTCAATTCCGCCGGAAATGCGGGACAGGCTCATGGCCGGTCTTTCCGTCATCGAACTGTGGGGAATTTCGACCCGGCTCACGAAGCGCCTGAACGCACTTGGAATCCAAACCGTCCTAGACCTCGCACGGGCGGACCCGGTTCGGATCCGCGAGCGCTTCTCGGTGGTGCTGATGCGCACCGTTCTGGAGCTGGGTGGTACAGCCTGCATTCCGCTCGAAGAGGAGCGCGCAATCCGGGACCAGCTGATTTTCAGCCGGTCCTTCGCGACCCCCATCAACTCTGCGGCCGGAATCCGCCAGGTCCTGGGGATCTACGCCCAGCAAGCCAGCGCCCGGCTCGCTCGACACGGTTTGCAGGCCAAAGTCCTGACCGCCTTCGCAGCAACGTCCTACTACAACCCGCGGGACAGCTCGCATCCGTCCGCCTGCGTCCGGTTGCCGATGCCCACCGCGGACCCGCTCTTGCTGGCCCGGGCGGCCTATGCCTTGCTCCCCCGGATCGAGGACGGCGTGAAGTACGCGCGGGCGGGCATCATGGTCACCGATCTGCGCCCGACCGCCAACCAGGCACCGTTGGCCGTCTTCGAGAACCCGCATGAGGAACGCGGCATCGGCCCGCTGCTGGAAGAGGTCGGCCGTAAATACGGCAGGGGTTCCATCGGCCTCGGCCATGCAGGCATCCGCGGCGGTCCCGACTGGACGATGAAGCGCGACATGCTGTCCCCGCGCTACACAACGCACTGGGACGAGCTGCCCGTGGTGAAGGCCGCCTGA
- a CDS encoding L-threonylcarbamoyladenylate synthase — MARFLDVHPDNPQPRSITQAVELLKSGGLIAYPTDSCYALGAQLGNREALDRIRAIRHLDDKHHFTLVCKDFAQLGQFVQIDNDVFRSIKAVTPGSYTFILPATKEVPKRLLHPKKKTVGVRIPDHKVVQALLAELGEPLLSSTLLLPDEEEPLTQGWEIKERLDHVVDAVIDSGDCGAEPTTVIDFSSGVAEVVRRGMGDPSRFE, encoded by the coding sequence ATGGCGAGATTCCTGGATGTGCACCCCGACAACCCGCAACCGCGTTCCATCACCCAGGCGGTGGAACTGCTCAAGTCCGGCGGACTGATCGCTTATCCCACCGACTCCTGCTACGCCCTCGGCGCCCAACTGGGGAACCGCGAGGCGCTGGACAGGATCCGCGCCATCCGGCATCTCGACGACAAGCACCACTTCACCCTGGTATGCAAGGATTTCGCCCAGCTCGGCCAGTTCGTGCAGATCGACAATGACGTGTTCCGCAGCATCAAGGCCGTGACCCCCGGAAGCTACACCTTCATCCTGCCGGCCACCAAGGAGGTCCCGAAGCGGCTCCTCCATCCGAAAAAGAAGACTGTGGGCGTCCGTATCCCCGACCACAAGGTGGTCCAGGCGCTCCTGGCCGAACTCGGCGAGCCGCTGCTGTCGAGCACGCTGCTGCTGCCGGACGAAGAGGAGCCGTTGACCCAGGGCTGGGAGATCAAGGAGCGGCTCGACCACGTGGTCGACGCCGTCATCGATTCCGGCGACTGCGGGGCGGAGCCGACGACGGTCATTGATTTCTCCAGCGGCGTCGCGGAGGTAGTGCGCCGCGGCATGGGCGACCCGTCCCGGTTCGAGTAG
- a CDS encoding DedA family protein, with protein sequence MTVPILVPIAAASQDLGGIVGFAAKAIDALGEWGVGLFTLAETVFPPIPSEVILPLAGFLTRQGSMSLPLVFLTSTLGAYAGALLLYWLGARLGLERSIRWLSKLPLVEREDFEKAADWFDRHGRPAIFFGRLIPGVRSLISLPAGAQKMNILSFSIFTLLGSGLWNGLLIGLGSLLGTQYELIDQYSRYLNYAVYAAVAAVVLWFIVRAARRRNSADTKS encoded by the coding sequence ATGACCGTGCCCATCCTGGTGCCCATCGCCGCCGCGTCGCAGGATCTGGGTGGGATTGTCGGCTTTGCGGCCAAGGCCATTGATGCTCTGGGCGAGTGGGGCGTAGGACTCTTCACCCTAGCGGAGACGGTGTTCCCGCCGATTCCCAGCGAGGTCATCCTGCCGCTTGCCGGCTTCCTGACGCGACAGGGATCCATGAGCCTGCCGCTTGTCTTCCTGACCAGCACGCTGGGAGCCTACGCGGGCGCGCTTCTGCTGTATTGGCTTGGCGCCCGGCTGGGCCTCGAACGGTCCATCCGCTGGCTGTCCAAGCTGCCCTTGGTGGAGCGGGAAGACTTCGAGAAAGCCGCGGACTGGTTCGACCGCCATGGCCGGCCGGCAATTTTCTTCGGCAGACTGATTCCCGGGGTGCGGAGCCTCATCAGCCTGCCCGCAGGAGCCCAGAAGATGAACATCCTCAGCTTCAGCATTTTCACCCTTTTGGGAAGCGGCTTGTGGAACGGACTACTGATCGGCCTGGGCTCGCTCCTTGGAACGCAGTACGAACTCATCGACCAGTACTCCCGGTACCTCAATTACGCCGTTTACGCGGCGGTGGCCGCGGTGGTGCTGTGGTTTATCGTCAGAGCCGCCCGGCGCAGGAATTCAGCAGACACAAAATCCTGA
- a CDS encoding MoxR family ATPase, producing MSAAARAGAEAEVQRRVPDVPSLMAALDRQDYLADAGLATALFLALRLPQPILLEGEAGVGKTEAAKMLAQLLDTPLYRLQCYEGIDSGEALYEWNHQRQLLGIRLAEARDAEVSEAELFGPQYLLRRPLLQAIEHPGPRPAVLLLDEIDRADAEFEAFTFELLAEAAVTIPELGTIRATHPPIVVLTSNRTRDLHDALTRRCLYHWIDYPGPARIAEIVRRRVPASSGPMALQAAAVITRLRTLDLAKPPGIAEAIDWVSALAVLGINRIDAATAEQTWGSIIKNRDDLELVNARGAARLIGGPDE from the coding sequence GTGAGCGCCGCGGCCCGGGCGGGGGCCGAGGCAGAGGTGCAGCGGCGGGTCCCCGACGTTCCGTCGCTGATGGCGGCCCTGGACCGGCAGGATTACCTCGCCGACGCCGGGCTCGCCACCGCGCTCTTCCTCGCGCTCCGGCTGCCGCAGCCCATCCTGCTGGAGGGCGAGGCCGGGGTGGGCAAGACTGAGGCCGCGAAGATGCTGGCCCAGCTGCTGGACACCCCGCTGTACCGGCTGCAGTGCTATGAGGGAATCGATTCGGGTGAGGCGCTCTACGAGTGGAACCACCAGCGCCAGCTGCTCGGGATCCGGCTGGCGGAGGCGCGCGATGCCGAGGTCAGCGAGGCTGAACTGTTCGGCCCGCAGTACCTGCTGCGCCGGCCCCTGTTGCAGGCCATTGAACACCCGGGGCCGCGGCCGGCCGTGCTGTTGCTGGATGAGATCGACCGTGCCGACGCGGAGTTCGAGGCATTCACCTTCGAACTGCTGGCCGAAGCCGCCGTCACGATCCCCGAACTGGGCACGATCCGGGCCACCCATCCCCCCATAGTTGTCCTGACGTCCAACCGCACCCGGGACCTCCACGACGCTCTTACCCGCCGGTGCCTCTACCACTGGATCGACTACCCGGGGCCTGCCCGTATCGCCGAGATTGTGCGGCGCCGGGTGCCGGCCAGTAGCGGACCGATGGCGTTGCAGGCCGCTGCTGTCATCACCCGGCTGCGAACCCTGGACCTGGCCAAACCGCCCGGGATCGCCGAGGCCATCGACTGGGTTTCAGCGCTCGCGGTGCTGGGCATCAACCGGATCGACGCCGCGACGGCCGAACAAACCTGGGGTTCCATCATCAAGAACCGGGACGATCTGGAACTGGTGAACGCCCGGGGCGCGGCCCGGCTGATCGGCGGACCAGATGAGTGA
- a CDS encoding SRPBCC family protein, whose amino-acid sequence MQIDSSFAVVAPIEKVWETLMDFERVAGCLPGARILNKLSDDAYQVGMTVKLGPVNMQYRGLLTVLERNAADHRAVLGGKAQETRGQGTADATVTLALTEDGTTTRGTVNAELALSGKAAAMGKSVIGSVTEQMMGIFAGNLQAMLAEPGAGTGPGQQEHTAAGTGTTAAPGPASAASGGAGAGTGTTAAPSPAPAASAEPPSPSPVPEPPTPSPSPSPLPSPSPPPSPSPLPGQPSPAGSLDAFTLARGIAVDQLSSPGKVAGLVAAVAVLAYWAGRRSAFRLLRLCGRL is encoded by the coding sequence ATGCAGATCGACAGCAGTTTCGCGGTGGTCGCCCCGATCGAGAAGGTCTGGGAGACCCTGATGGACTTTGAACGGGTAGCCGGCTGCCTGCCGGGCGCCCGGATCCTGAACAAGCTCTCCGACGACGCCTACCAGGTCGGGATGACGGTCAAACTGGGCCCGGTCAACATGCAATACCGGGGGCTGCTCACCGTCTTGGAGCGGAACGCCGCCGATCACCGCGCGGTGCTGGGCGGCAAGGCCCAGGAGACCCGCGGCCAGGGCACCGCCGACGCCACGGTGACGCTGGCCTTGACCGAAGACGGGACCACGACGCGCGGGACCGTCAACGCGGAGCTGGCACTGTCGGGCAAGGCGGCAGCGATGGGCAAAAGCGTGATCGGGAGCGTCACGGAGCAAATGATGGGAATCTTCGCCGGCAACCTGCAGGCCATGCTTGCCGAACCCGGGGCAGGGACCGGACCAGGCCAACAAGAACACACGGCGGCAGGGACCGGGACGACGGCGGCACCAGGACCGGCGAGCGCGGCGTCCGGAGGTGCCGGAGCGGGGACCGGGACGACGGCGGCACCGTCCCCCGCGCCAGCGGCGTCGGCGGAACCGCCGTCGCCGTCACCGGTTCCCGAACCACCGACCCCGTCACCGTCCCCGTCCCCGCTTCCGTCGCCGTCACCGCCGCCGTCACCGTCCCCGCTTCCCGGGCAACCGTCGCCGGCCGGGAGTCTCGACGCTTTCACCCTCGCCCGGGGCATCGCCGTCGACCAGCTTTCCAGCCCGGGGAAGGTAGCCGGCCTGGTTGCGGCCGTGGCCGTCCTGGCCTATTGGGCGGGGCGGCGGTCCGCGTTCCGGCTGCTCCGTCTTTGCGGAAGGCTGTAG
- a CDS encoding XdhC family protein: MHTGPGLGRHAGPADAADLMTTAAASLAARAVDLAARREPFVHATVVRAQHPTSATAGDTALVLPGGEIQGFVGGQCVESSVREYGLQVLASGEPLLLRVLPGEPSRRAEEGAVDVSNPCLSGGAIEIFLQPRLPAPRVVVVGTAPVAQALAALGPGVGFDVELADGDAAQPRPDDAALIVASHGKAEEAALEAALRAGVPYVALVASEARGGAVLDSLDVDAALRSRVYTPAGLQLGARTPGEIALSILAQLVQERAAARAAARTAAKDGAREGDQAAGVSAPSAPQPGTAVDPVCGMSVPAVESSLHAEYNGTTVYFCSSGCRTAFRKDPERYALSV; the protein is encoded by the coding sequence GTGCACACCGGCCCGGGTCTGGGCCGCCATGCAGGGCCGGCCGACGCCGCCGATCTGATGACTACCGCCGCAGCATCCCTCGCCGCCCGGGCCGTTGACCTCGCGGCCCGACGCGAGCCGTTTGTGCACGCGACGGTGGTGCGGGCCCAGCACCCCACCAGTGCCACCGCCGGAGACACCGCCCTGGTGCTGCCCGGCGGTGAAATCCAGGGCTTCGTCGGGGGCCAATGCGTCGAGTCCTCGGTCCGGGAGTACGGGCTGCAGGTGCTCGCCTCCGGGGAGCCCCTGCTCCTCCGGGTCCTGCCCGGGGAGCCGTCCCGCCGTGCGGAGGAGGGCGCCGTGGACGTGTCCAACCCGTGCCTGAGCGGCGGGGCGATCGAGATTTTCCTGCAGCCCCGCCTCCCGGCGCCCCGGGTGGTCGTGGTGGGGACCGCCCCGGTGGCGCAGGCGCTCGCCGCGCTGGGCCCCGGCGTCGGGTTCGACGTCGAACTGGCCGACGGCGACGCCGCGCAGCCGCGCCCCGACGACGCGGCCCTGATTGTCGCCTCGCACGGCAAAGCGGAGGAAGCCGCCCTCGAAGCGGCCCTGCGCGCCGGTGTCCCGTACGTTGCCCTCGTGGCCAGCGAGGCCCGCGGCGGCGCGGTGCTGGACTCGCTCGACGTCGACGCTGCGCTGCGCTCGCGGGTGTACACCCCCGCGGGCCTGCAGTTGGGCGCGCGCACGCCCGGGGAAATCGCCCTGTCCATCCTGGCCCAGCTGGTCCAGGAACGGGCCGCGGCCCGGGCCGCCGCCCGGACCGCCGCCAAGGATGGTGCGCGGGAAGGCGATCAGGCAGCCGGGGTTTCCGCCCCGTCCGCCCCGCAGCCGGGAACCGCCGTGGACCCCGTATGCGGCATGTCCGTGCCCGCAGTCGAATCGTCCCTGCACGCTGAGTACAACGGCACCACTGTGTACTTCTGCTCCTCCGGCTGCCGTACGGCCTTCCGCAAGGATCCGGAGCGCTATGCCCTCAGTGTCTGA
- a CDS encoding BTAD domain-containing putative transcriptional regulator: protein MPGETENIVDDALEPAPSIAVQLFGPLVIRRDGTTLTAKDLGGCKPRHILEILLLSLGKPVSKVHLIEMLWGHSAGEGAVATLESYVSGIRRAIQPGQTKTGPLRTANSGYLLDPGLVDLDLSRFAALLRAATLRKPDEAYPLLVEALELSAEPLLGFELAADWADDARTRHAAERVGAMIAAAETASVLDRHHEAVRWAQLSVQAEPLNERAWTALVTAYERAGLPAEGLTAYERCRRRFDRDLACTPGPALQAAHLRLLRQRADANPELSEVLAALLYLGERLSGAGGRDAGQGTGTYNGGQVTGRQGGGQGAGGQGAGGQGAGGRDAGQGDGGEGTGGQGTAGRGAVQHRAAERRLHEDASRILDSFLQRVRAAV from the coding sequence TTGCCTGGGGAAACGGAGAACATCGTGGACGACGCGCTGGAACCAGCACCATCGATTGCCGTCCAACTGTTTGGACCGCTGGTGATCCGCCGCGACGGCACGACGCTGACCGCAAAGGATCTGGGTGGATGCAAGCCACGGCACATTCTGGAGATTCTCCTGCTTAGCCTTGGAAAGCCGGTTTCCAAGGTCCATCTGATTGAGATGCTCTGGGGACACAGTGCCGGCGAGGGGGCAGTGGCTACGCTGGAAAGCTACGTCAGTGGGATCCGCCGCGCCATCCAACCCGGGCAGACCAAGACAGGACCGCTGAGGACCGCCAACAGCGGATACCTGCTCGATCCCGGGTTGGTTGACCTGGATCTGTCGCGCTTCGCAGCGCTGCTCCGCGCGGCAACCCTCAGGAAACCGGACGAGGCGTACCCGCTCCTGGTGGAAGCGCTGGAACTGTCTGCTGAACCTTTGCTCGGATTCGAACTGGCTGCCGACTGGGCCGATGACGCCAGGACCCGGCACGCGGCGGAACGGGTGGGAGCGATGATCGCGGCGGCGGAGACAGCGTCTGTCCTCGACCGGCACCACGAGGCGGTCCGCTGGGCGCAGTTGTCCGTCCAGGCGGAGCCGCTGAATGAACGGGCATGGACGGCGCTCGTGACCGCCTACGAGAGGGCCGGGCTTCCGGCCGAAGGACTGACTGCCTACGAGCGTTGCCGCCGTCGCTTTGACCGCGACCTCGCCTGCACGCCGGGACCGGCGCTTCAGGCGGCCCATCTGAGATTGCTGCGACAGCGCGCAGACGCCAACCCGGAACTGTCCGAGGTGCTGGCGGCCTTGCTTTACCTCGGCGAACGGCTCAGCGGCGCCGGCGGGCGCGACGCCGGGCAGGGCACCGGGACGTACAACGGCGGGCAAGTCACCGGCAGGCAGGGCGGCGGGCAGGGTGCCGGCGGGCAAGGCGCCGGAGGGCAGGGCGCCGGAGGGCGCGACGCCGGGCAAGGTGACGGCGGCGAAGGAACCGGCGGGCAAGGAACCGCTGGGCGGGGCGCCGTCCAGCACCGGGCGGCGGAGCGCCGGCTGCACGAGGACGCCAGCCGGATCCTGGATTCCTTCCTGCAACGGGTCCGCGCGGCGGTCTGA
- a CDS encoding XdhC family protein: protein MRDVLAAILPGWQQGETAGLATVVSTFKSAPRLPGAAMLVTAGGEAVGSVSGGCVEGAVYDLATQVMDDGIPVLVRYGISDDDAFAVGLTCGGIIDIFVEPVSQERFAELDRVRQDLADGKRVGVATVIEHPDNSWLGRHLVVRPDGVEGNLGSERANLAVGDDTLGYLAAGRTGVLSYGPDGERLDSGMRVFFSSYAPPPRMLVFGAIDFASALARLGTFLGYRVTVCDARAVFATPARFPEAAEVVNEWPHRYLAGQQDRGLVDERTVICVLTHDPKFDIPLLEVALRGNPVAFVGAMGSRRTHEDRIRRLREAGLSGDALSSLHSPVGLDLGARTPEETAVSIAAEIIAKQWSGSGEPLRFLDERIHHDEAL from the coding sequence ATGCGGGACGTTCTGGCGGCCATCCTGCCGGGCTGGCAGCAGGGCGAGACTGCCGGGCTTGCCACCGTGGTGAGCACCTTCAAGTCCGCCCCCCGGCTGCCGGGGGCGGCCATGCTGGTCACCGCCGGCGGCGAGGCCGTCGGTTCGGTGTCCGGAGGCTGCGTCGAGGGCGCCGTCTACGACCTGGCCACCCAGGTGATGGACGACGGCATCCCGGTGCTGGTGCGGTACGGCATCAGCGACGACGACGCGTTCGCCGTCGGATTGACCTGCGGCGGCATCATTGACATCTTCGTCGAACCGGTCTCGCAGGAACGCTTCGCCGAACTCGACCGCGTCCGGCAGGACCTCGCCGACGGCAAACGGGTGGGAGTCGCCACGGTCATTGAGCACCCGGACAACAGTTGGCTGGGACGGCACCTGGTGGTGCGGCCGGATGGTGTTGAAGGGAACCTTGGCTCGGAGCGTGCCAACCTCGCAGTCGGCGACGACACCCTTGGCTACCTTGCCGCTGGCCGGACCGGCGTCCTGAGCTACGGGCCGGATGGTGAACGGCTGGACAGCGGTATGCGGGTCTTCTTCAGCAGCTACGCCCCGCCGCCGCGGATGCTCGTCTTCGGCGCCATCGACTTCGCTTCGGCGCTGGCAAGGCTGGGCACTTTCCTGGGCTACCGGGTGACCGTGTGTGACGCCCGCGCCGTCTTCGCCACCCCGGCCCGGTTCCCCGAGGCCGCGGAGGTGGTCAACGAGTGGCCGCACCGCTATCTCGCCGGACAGCAGGACCGCGGGCTGGTGGATGAAAGGACCGTCATCTGCGTCCTCACGCACGATCCAAAATTCGACATACCGCTCCTGGAGGTGGCCCTGCGCGGGAATCCGGTGGCGTTTGTTGGCGCCATGGGCTCACGCCGGACCCATGAGGACCGCATCCGGCGCCTGCGCGAAGCCGGCCTCAGCGGGGACGCGCTCTCCAGCCTCCACAGCCCGGTGGGCCTGGACCTCGGCGCGCGGACGCCGGAAGAGACCGCGGTGTCCATCGCCGCTGAAATCATCGCCAAGCAGTGGAGCGGCAGCGGCGAGCCTCTGCGGTTCCTGGACGAGCGGATCCACCACGACGAGGCCCTTTGA
- a CDS encoding LexA family transcriptional regulator, whose translation MGVIIGPRVIDAGTSLLSVLISPVPVAAGYPSPAQDYFEGRIDLNEHLIKDITSTYVVRVSGDSMEGAGISDGDELIVNRALEPRDGSVVVAVLDGELTVKRLRISGSGVILQADNPRYPDIAVAALSDLVIWGVATRCLHHV comes from the coding sequence GTGGGCGTAATCATCGGACCCCGCGTGATAGACGCGGGCACCTCCCTTCTCTCGGTCCTGATCTCGCCGGTGCCCGTCGCGGCGGGGTATCCCTCGCCGGCTCAGGACTACTTTGAGGGCCGGATCGACCTTAATGAGCACCTGATCAAGGACATCACCAGCACCTACGTCGTCAGGGTGTCCGGGGATTCGATGGAGGGCGCGGGCATCAGCGACGGGGACGAGCTCATCGTCAACCGGGCGCTGGAGCCCCGCGACGGGTCCGTCGTCGTCGCCGTCCTCGACGGCGAATTGACCGTCAAGCGCCTGCGCATCAGTGGTTCCGGCGTGATTTTGCAGGCGGACAACCCGCGCTATCCGGACATTGCGGTGGCGGCTCTGTCTGACCTTGTCATCTGGGGTGTCGCCACCCGCTGCCTGCACCATGTCTGA
- a CDS encoding GNAT family N-acetyltransferase codes for MPLLIAPDVSYHSSWLEGSAEFEGAHRDGAGAEDWDLQELSDAGTFRRFVQALLDDALPESPRKPGYVPCTYLWIVEGDSFLGSLAIRHELNDFLLNEGGHIGYSVRPSARRRGHAAKALAAALPLARDLGIPRVLLTCDEENAASRATIERNGGAYEDTRNGKRRYWIDPASAAAP; via the coding sequence ATGCCTCTGCTTATCGCACCCGACGTCAGCTATCACTCCTCATGGCTGGAAGGCTCGGCGGAATTTGAGGGCGCCCACAGGGACGGCGCGGGCGCGGAGGACTGGGACCTGCAAGAACTCAGCGACGCCGGGACGTTCCGACGCTTCGTCCAAGCCCTCCTCGACGATGCTTTGCCGGAAAGCCCGCGGAAGCCGGGCTACGTGCCGTGCACCTACCTGTGGATCGTGGAAGGTGACTCATTCCTCGGTTCACTGGCCATCAGGCATGAGCTGAACGACTTCCTGCTCAACGAAGGGGGCCACATCGGCTACAGCGTGAGGCCTTCCGCGCGGCGACGCGGTCATGCAGCGAAGGCCCTCGCCGCCGCCCTGCCGCTTGCCCGCGATCTGGGGATCCCGCGGGTTCTTCTCACCTGCGACGAGGAGAACGCGGCCTCCCGGGCGACCATCGAACGGAACGGCGGCGCCTATGAGGACACCCGCAACGGCAAGCGGCGCTACTGGATCGATCCCGCCTCAGCTGCTGCACCTTAG
- a CDS encoding nucleotidyltransferase family protein, whose product MPSVSEPPLLAGTAAIILAAGSSQRLGRPKQLLPYGNGVLLDAAIGTARRCGFAQTVLALGGSAAAVLAAVDTAGCEVVLNPDYGQGCSSSITAALAVLRPETRAVVLLLGDQPGARAESVPPLLRALAAPEGPAAAVCRYDDGVGHPLAFSSALLPDLAGTHGDKAVWKLLEQRADDVVEVPTPGRVPLDVDTEEDYRRVLAELQGAR is encoded by the coding sequence ATGCCCTCAGTGTCTGAACCGCCGCTCCTTGCCGGCACCGCCGCCATCATCCTGGCCGCCGGATCGTCGCAGCGCCTGGGCCGGCCCAAGCAGTTGCTGCCCTACGGGAACGGGGTGCTGCTCGATGCCGCGATCGGAACCGCCCGGCGTTGCGGCTTCGCCCAGACCGTGCTGGCGCTGGGCGGGTCCGCCGCCGCGGTGCTGGCCGCCGTGGACACCGCCGGCTGCGAGGTGGTCCTGAACCCGGACTACGGGCAGGGATGTTCGTCCTCCATTACGGCCGCGCTGGCAGTGCTGCGGCCGGAGACCAGGGCGGTGGTGCTGTTGCTGGGCGACCAGCCGGGTGCCCGGGCCGAGAGTGTGCCGCCGCTGCTGCGGGCGCTCGCCGCGCCGGAGGGGCCGGCGGCCGCGGTGTGCCGTTACGACGACGGGGTGGGCCATCCGCTCGCGTTCAGCAGCGCGCTGCTGCCGGACCTGGCCGGGACGCATGGGGACAAAGCCGTGTGGAAGCTGCTGGAGCAACGGGCGGACGACGTCGTCGAGGTCCCGACGCCGGGCCGGGTCCCGCTTGATGTCGACACCGAGGAGGACTACCGGCGCGTACTGGCAGAGCTGCAGGGGGCGCGGTGA
- a CDS encoding VWA domain-containing protein gives MSDPTRAGAPVVEAASFAAAFLTALRAAGLSCSPDRAARLAQALQLVPPTGSQRLYWSLRVVLVSSREQVPVFDAVFARVFGGGFDPAAALDRGAGQPVPAPPATGSALARPAAESRRATEPAGGPERSHPAVASAGDDTGTATGLEREAVLAMASAEEHLHGMDFAALSEAEAAEIRRLAARVLLATPVRLSRRIRTSPRSTARLDIRATVRAARRLGSDSPTLLYARRREQRRKLVLLCDVSGSMDPYSRIFLALLQGAVANSGAEAFVFATRLTRLTRQLGQRDPDLALARAAATAPDWASGTRMAESIRHFVDEHGRRGLARGAVVVVFSDGWAQEEPEQVGVQMARLRRLAHRVVWVNPRKAAPGYRPLAGGMAAALPFCDAFVSGHSYDALAEVADAIRDAAPCRLPAGRSDPAAKDMPPEGNAPKAHTSVDQGSED, from the coding sequence ATGAGTGACCCGACGCGGGCGGGCGCGCCCGTCGTGGAGGCTGCATCGTTCGCCGCGGCCTTTCTCACGGCGCTGCGGGCAGCGGGCCTGTCGTGCTCCCCCGACCGGGCGGCCCGGCTCGCCCAGGCGCTGCAGCTGGTTCCGCCGACCGGTTCGCAGCGGCTGTACTGGAGCCTGCGGGTTGTGTTGGTTTCCAGCCGTGAGCAGGTGCCGGTGTTCGACGCCGTCTTTGCCAGGGTTTTCGGCGGCGGTTTCGATCCGGCCGCCGCGCTGGACCGCGGCGCGGGGCAGCCGGTCCCGGCCCCGCCTGCTACCGGCAGTGCACTTGCCCGGCCTGCCGCGGAAAGCCGCCGCGCGACCGAGCCGGCCGGCGGGCCAGAACGGTCCCATCCCGCGGTTGCCTCGGCCGGAGATGACACCGGGACCGCCACCGGCCTCGAACGTGAGGCCGTCCTGGCGATGGCATCCGCCGAGGAGCACTTGCACGGCATGGACTTTGCGGCGCTTTCCGAGGCGGAAGCTGCAGAGATCCGCCGGCTGGCGGCCCGGGTCCTGCTGGCAACGCCTGTGCGCCTGAGCCGGCGCATCCGCACCTCCCCGCGCAGCACCGCACGGCTCGACATCCGGGCCACGGTTCGGGCCGCCCGCCGCCTCGGGTCCGACTCCCCCACACTGCTGTACGCCCGACGCCGGGAGCAGCGGCGCAAACTCGTGCTGTTGTGCGACGTGTCCGGCTCAATGGATCCGTACTCCCGGATCTTTTTGGCGCTGCTGCAGGGCGCCGTGGCCAACTCCGGGGCCGAAGCCTTTGTTTTCGCCACACGGCTGACCCGTCTGACCCGGCAACTTGGGCAACGCGATCCGGATCTGGCACTGGCCCGGGCGGCGGCCACCGCACCGGACTGGGCCAGCGGCACAAGAATGGCCGAGAGCATCCGGCATTTCGTGGATGAACACGGACGCCGCGGACTGGCGCGGGGAGCTGTGGTGGTGGTCTTCTCCGACGGCTGGGCGCAGGAAGAACCGGAGCAAGTCGGCGTCCAGATGGCCCGGTTACGCCGGCTCGCCCATCGGGTGGTCTGGGTGAACCCCCGCAAGGCAGCACCCGGCTACCGGCCACTGGCCGGCGGGATGGCCGCGGCGCTGCCGTTTTGTGACGCTTTCGTCAGCGGCCACAGCTATGACGCCTTGGCGGAAGTGGCGGACGCCATCCGGGATGCCGCCCCCTGCCGGCTCCCCGCCGGCCGGTCGGACCCAGCAGCGAAAGACATGCCCCCTGAAGGCAATGCGCCCAAGGCCCACACCTCCGTAGACCAGGGATCGGAAGATTAA